Proteins encoded in a region of the Xiphophorus couchianus chromosome 11, X_couchianus-1.0, whole genome shotgun sequence genome:
- the adamts15a gene encoding A disintegrin and metalloproteinase with thrombospondin motifs 15a: protein MFVRTVFLLHFVKFIRCMESEICFPIKLDDDRGDLNNDLDISVRKHVMKIQAFQQELVIDLQQDSDFIAPSISIQDGFWFSNTDVSTDLRGCFYSGYVNGDRGSYAALSLCKGLNGAFGFQGWEYFIRPVRNDTRSAQDAHIVRRRPSNDLKQNSTSRCAVESDLSPLDAQSLQKYKQMTDLNNVTETMLKKMGRAKRFASVPRYVETLVAADESMLSFHGDDLKHYLLTLMSVAARLYRHPSILNSISITVVKIVIISEEDKGPKVSGNAAMTLRNFCTWQKKMNKHNDKHPDYWDTAILFTRQDLCGASTCDTLGMADVGTMCDPKRSCSVIEDDGLPSAFTTAHELGHVFNMPHDNVKACEDVFGKLQENHMMSPTLIQINRTSPWSPCSAAIITEFLDSGHGDCLLDQPQKTLVLPDVLPGSSYDLDRQCELAFGEGSKPCPFLQPPCSRLWCTGKSSGHLVCMTRHFPWADGTRCGDGQVCDRGVCSDKQLQTVKLDGRWGKWGPFGSCSRTCGSGVQLSKRECNNPAPSNGGKYCQGVRVKYRSCSLNRCPETDKTYREEQCETSGQTFSSSRVAQSVVWVPKYSGVSPKDRCKLICRANGTGYFYVLSPKVVDGTPCSPDSTGVCVQGKCIKAGCDRVIGSTKKFDKCGVCGGDNKSCKKVSGLFTKPVHGYNFVVVLPVGAANVDIRQRGYKGMMGDDNYLAVKNSKGHYLLNGNYIVSAGERDIIVNNSLLRYSGTTGLSETLHAVNPLGEALTVEVLCAGKITPPRIRYSFYLHRQTKEDKMLKKGERANLENSVLTKDEMTEDEEDNLKSSYSKMNALVGKWISAPWEECSVSCGRGFQRRMVQCLKSDGKPGLDCDSSQRPSATRVCGDPCADWYIGQWSPCSRTCGKGFKRRPLHCKDHTGLLLPRDLCKGLRKPQELDFCNLSTCQ from the exons ATGTTTGTCAGGACAGTTTTTCTCCTCCACTTTGTCAAATTTATTCGATGCATGGAAAGTGAGATTTGCTTTCCGATTAAGCTGGATGACGACAGGGGAGATCTTAACAACGACTTGGATATCAGTGTTAGAAAGCATGTCATGAAGATACAAGCTTTCCAGCAAGAATTAGTGATCGATTTACAGCAAGATTCAGATTTCATTGCTCCCTCCATCTCCATCCAAGACGGGTTTTGGTTCTCCAACACTGATGTCAGCACTGACTTGAGAGGGTGTTTTTACTCTGGATATGTGAACGGCGACAGAGGTTCATATGCTGCTTTAAGCCTCTGCAAGGGTTTGAATGGCGCCTTTGGCTTCCAGGGTTGGGAATATTTCATCCGCCCGGTGCGCAATGACACCCGGAGCGCACAAGACGCGCACATCGTCCGACGCAGACCCAGCAACGACCTCAAGCAGAACTCCACTTCCAGGTGCGCAGTGGAGAGCGATCTGAGCCCCTTAGACGCGCAATCCCTGCAGAAATATAAGCAGATGACGGACCTCAATAATGTGACCGAAACGATGCTGAAGAAGATGGGCAGAGCTAAAAGGTTCGCGTCTGTCCCCCGGTACGTGGAGACGCTGGTGGCTGCGGACGAGTCCATGCTGAGCTTCCATGGGGATGACCTGAAGCACTACCTCTTGACGCTGATGTCGGTCGCAGCGAGGCTGTACAGGCACCCCAGCATCCTCAACTCCATCAGCATTACAGTGGTGAAGATCGTGATTATATCCGAGGAGGACAAAGGTCCCAAAGTCTCCGGGAACGCAGCCATGACGCTGCGTAACTTTTGCACTTGGCAAAAGAAGATGAACAAACACAACGACAAGCACCCGGACTACTGGGATACAGCGATTCTCTTTACTAGACAG GATCTTTGTGGAGCCTCCACCTGCGACACTCTTGGCATGGCAGACGTTGGCACCATGTGCGACCCGAAGAGGAGCTGCTCTGTCATCGAAGACGACGGCCTCCCCTCGGCCTTCACCACCGCTCATGAGCTCG GCCATGTGTTCAACATGCCACATGACaatgtgaaggcctgtgaagATGTGTTTGGAAAGCTGCAGGAAAACCACATGATGTCCCCTACGCTTATTCAGATCAACCGCACCAGTCCCTGGTCTCCTTGCAGTGCTGCCATCATCACCGAGTTTCTGGACAGTGGGCATG GGGATTGTTTGCTCGACCAGCCTCAGAAAACACTAGTTCTTCCAGATGTGCTGCCTGGTTCCTCCTACGATCTCGACCGTCAGTGTGAGCTCGCCTTCGGAGAAGGCTCCAAGCCATGCCCTTTCCTGCAGCCGCCATGCAGCCGACTGTGGTGCACAGGGAAGTCCAGCGGCCATCTGGTGTGCATGACTCGACATTTCCCCTGGGCAGACGGGACCCGCTGTGGTGACGGGCAGGTCTGCGATCGAGGCGTCTGCTCTGACAAACAGCTACAAACTGTGAAG TTGGATGGTCGTTGGGGTAAGTGGGGTCCATTCGGTTCCTGTTCCCGCACATGTGGAAGCGGGGTCCAGCTGTCTAAACGAGAATGTAACAACCCAGCCCCTTCAAACGGGGGCAAATACTGCCAAGGAGTACGGGTCAAATATCGCTCCTGCAGCCTCAACCGCTGCCCTGAGACAG ATAAGACGTATCGAGAAGAGCAGTGTGAGACCTCTGGCCAGACTTTCAGCAGTAGCCGTGTTGCCCAGTCTGTGGTGTGGGTGCCAAAATACTCCGGAGTTTCACCAAAGGACAGATGCAAACTCATCTGCAGAGCTAACGGGACTGGCTATTTCTATGTACTGTCTCCCAAA GTTGTTGATGGGACTCCATGCTCGCCAGACTCCACAGGCGTTTGTGTCCAAGGGAAGTGCATCAAAGCTGGATGTGACAGAGTAATTGGCTCCACAAAGAAGTTTGATAAGTGTGGAGTCTGTGGAGGCGACAACAAGAGCTGCAAGAAGGTGTCGGGACTCTTCACCAAGCCTGT GCACGGCTACAACTTCGTTGTCGTGTTGCCAGTGGGTGCTGCCAATGTGGACATCCGTCAGCGAGGCTACAAGGGAATGATGGGTGATGACAACTACTTGGCAGTGAAGAACAGCAAGGGGCATTACCTTCTCAATGGGAATTATATTGTGTCCGCTGGCGAGAGAGACATCATTGTAAACAACAGCCTGTTGCGCTACAGCGGCACCACCGGCCTCTCCGAGACCCTGCATGCCGTGAATCCCCTAGGAGAGGCCTTGACTGTGGAAGTGCTGTGTGCAGGCAAGATAACACCTCCTCGCATACGCTACTCCTTTTACCTTCACCGTCAGACCAAGGAAGACAAAATGCTGAAGAAGGGGGAGCGTGCAAATTTGGAGAACAGCGTCCTGACAAAAGACGAAATGACGGAGGATGAGGAAGACAATCTTAAAAGCTCTTACAGCAAGATGAATGCTCTTGTCGGGAAATGGATATCTGCACCCTGGGAAGAGTGCTCGGTGTCCTGCGGCCGTGGTTTCCAGAGGAGGATGGTGCAGTGTCTAAAATCAGATGGCAAGCCAGGGCTGGACTGTGATTCTTCACAAAGACCCTCTGCCACCAGGGTTTGCGGAGACCCTTGTGCTGATTGGTATATTGGGCAGTGGTCCCCCTGCTCCAGAACCTGTGGGAAGGGCTTCAAGAGACGACCTCTCCACTGCAAAGACCACACTGGGCTTCTGCTCCCAAGGGATCTTTGCAAGGGCTTACGTAAACCTCAGGAGCTGGACTTCTGTAACCTAAGCACTTGTCAGTAA